The following are from one region of the Shinella sp. PSBB067 genome:
- a CDS encoding EAL domain-containing protein gives MAPAVSDQAHQDRPRLRLPHVRRSGHLHHRPRDHRACHALGMTVVAEGIETTGQLEQLQAFGCDFGQGYLFSPPIAPSQLAACFPSGSDFTLPASVPMS, from the coding sequence ATGGCGCCCGCCGTTTCCGATCAAGCGCATCAAGATCGACCGCGGCTTCGTCTCCCGCATGTGCGGCGGTCAGGACACCTGCACCATCGTCCGCGCGATCATCGGGCTTGCCATGCGCTCGGCATGACCGTGGTGGCCGAAGGCATCGAAACGACCGGCCAACTGGAGCAGTTGCAGGCCTTCGGCTGCGATTTCGGGCAGGGATACCTGTTTTCGCCGCCGATTGCCCCAAGCCAGCTCGCCGCATGCTTTCCTTCCGGATCGGATTTTACGCTGCCGGCGAGCGTCCCGATGTCATGA
- a CDS encoding LacI family DNA-binding transcriptional regulator: MNLKEFAARIGLSPTTVSRAMSGYPEVRPETRARVLEAAERLGYRPNSSAQRLATGRAGAIGIVFQGGGRFGPHSSEFMGGLSTRLQRDGIDILVSTVETGEEEEAAYRRLAASKRVDAVIVHTPACTDARIALLQTLGLPFIVHGRSTAKTPFAFLDIDNFCAIETATTHLADLGHRRIALINGDTASTYAHDRDEGYRRTLAARGLPFDPALVGQGEFTDENGFRLMQAFLALPSPPTAVIAGSMMSALGAMRAIRIAGLTVGEDVSLIAHDDVFPYLSPENLVPAVTTTQSPIRAAGERIGDMALHLLQGAAPETLQEVWPVEFLVRGSTGPAPPL, from the coding sequence ATGAACCTCAAGGAATTTGCCGCCCGCATCGGCCTCTCCCCGACGACGGTCAGCCGGGCGATGAGCGGGTATCCGGAGGTGAGGCCCGAGACGCGGGCCCGCGTGCTGGAAGCCGCCGAGCGGCTCGGCTACCGGCCGAACAGCAGCGCGCAGCGGCTCGCCACCGGCCGGGCCGGCGCGATCGGCATCGTCTTCCAGGGCGGCGGGCGCTTCGGTCCCCATTCCAGCGAGTTCATGGGCGGGCTTTCGACGCGCCTGCAACGGGACGGCATCGACATCCTCGTCTCGACCGTCGAGACCGGAGAGGAGGAAGAGGCCGCCTACCGCCGGCTTGCCGCCAGCAAGCGGGTGGACGCGGTGATCGTGCACACGCCGGCCTGCACGGACGCACGCATCGCGCTGCTGCAGACGCTCGGCCTGCCCTTCATCGTGCACGGCCGCAGCACGGCGAAGACGCCCTTCGCCTTTCTCGACATCGACAATTTCTGCGCCATCGAGACGGCGACGACGCATCTGGCCGATCTCGGCCACCGGCGCATCGCGCTCATCAACGGCGATACGGCAAGCACCTATGCGCATGATCGCGACGAGGGCTATCGCAGGACGCTCGCCGCCCGCGGGCTCCCTTTCGACCCGGCCCTGGTCGGACAGGGCGAGTTCACGGACGAGAACGGCTTCCGGCTGATGCAGGCCTTCCTTGCCCTCCCTTCGCCGCCGACGGCCGTCATTGCCGGGTCCATGATGTCGGCGCTCGGGGCCATGCGGGCGATCCGCATCGCGGGGCTGACGGTGGGCGAGGACGTCTCCCTCATCGCCCATGACGACGTGTTTCCCTATCTCAGCCCCGAAAACCTCGTCCCGGCCGTCACCACGACGCAATCGCCGATCCGTGCGGCGGGCGAGCGGATCGGCGACATGGCGTTGCATCTGTTGCAGGGGGCGGCGCCGGAGACCTTGCAGGAGGTCTGGCCCGTCGAATTCCTTGTCCGGGGCTCGACAGGCCCTGCCCCGCCGCTTTGA